From Chitinivorax sp. B:
AGAACATCTGGCCAATGGCCATGCCATATAAGCCGCCAGCCAGTTCGCCCTCCATCCAGCACTCAATGGAGTGCGCATAACCCATGTGGTGTAACACGCAATAAGCGTCGATCATTTCATCAGTGATCCAGGTGCCGCCATGAATGTCGCGTGGTGCGGCACATGCCTGCATGACTTGGCGAAAATTGGTGTCAACGCGGATTTCGTAGGGTTTGTTGCGCAGTGTCTTGGCCAGCGAGCGTGTGATGCGCAGTTCGTCTGGGAACAGGATCATACGCGGATCGGGGCTCCACCATAGGATGGGCTCACCCTCGTTGAACCAGGGGAACACGCCTTGACGGTAAGCTGCCAGTACACGCGCCGGCGATAGATCGCCTCCCATTGCCAGCAGGCCATTTGGCTTGATCAACGCCGAATCCAATGGCGGGAAGTCAAGCGAAGGGCCTAGCCAGCGTAGCATGTGCGGGGTGTCTTAATGGCCGGATTTGCCCTTGACGGGCTGGCAGTCCTTGCACAAACCGTACAAGTACATGGAATGGGATTCGATGACGAAGCTGTGTTTTTTTGCAACAGCATCTTGGCGTTTTTCGATCTCGGCATCGAAAAACTCCTCGACCTTGCCACATTTGACGCATACCAGATGGTCGTGATGACTGCCCTGGTTCAGCTCGAACACGGCTTTGCCGGATTCGAAGTGATGACGGACCAGCAGGCCGGCTTGTTCGAATTGAGTCAGCACGCGGTAGACAGTTGCAAGGCCAATGTCGAGGTCTTCGGCAATGAGCAGACGGTAGACGTCTTCAGCCGTCATGTGGCGTTGTTCCGAGGTTTCGAACAAATTGAGAATTTTCAAACGGGGGGCAGTGGCTTTGAGGCCGATGTCCTTAAGATCGCTGGCTTTGCTCATTGGCTGATAGAGAGGTAAAGAATTTGGGTTATAGTATAGCGTTTTACGCGGGTTTACACGAACCGATGGCTCGATAAACCCTAACTTTCCTTGCAAGCTGGTGTGACTGATTGAGAGTTACGGTCTTACCGATCAGACATATGTTGTACCAGTATTGTTCATGTACCGCCTGTTTTGCTTGAAATCCGAGGTTGTTCGACGTGTTCAGTCCTTCCCGTGTATTTGACTTATTCACCTGCCAACGCCAAACAATGCAAAAACTGCTTTCCGTGCTTACCGCGAGTATGTTGCTGTCTGCCTGCAGCATGCTGACACCTTACAAACTGGACATCCAGCAAGGCAATTACATTACCGAGGACATGGTTGCCAAGCTCAAGCCGGGCATGACGCGCAATCAAGTGCGTTATGTGTTGGGCTCGCCGCTGTTGACGGATCCTTTCCATGCCAATCGCTGGGATTATGTCTACCGTGAAGTAAAAGGTGGCAAGCTGGTCAGCGAAAAACGCTATATCGTTAATTTTGATGGCGACAAGGCGGTGAGTTTCGAAGGTGATGTTTTCCCTCCGCAGAAGAACTTCATCGCAGCCCCAGCACCACAGAGTGCGCGAGAACAAACCTTACAGCAAGCAGGGGCCGCCGAAGCCGAAAAGGCGCAAAGCGATGCCAAGCGCGCTGCTGACAAATAACGGAGCACAGCATGACATTGAAGATCGCCATTGCCGGCGCTGGCGGCCGTATGGGCCGTACCCTGATCGAAACCGTGATGCAAGCCGACAGCTGCAGACTAGCCGCGGTGCTTGAGCATAGCGGCAGTGCATTGCTGGGTAGTCCTGCCTCACTGTTGGCACCAGGTGCCCCTGTCGATTTGATTGTGACCGACCAACTGGAGACGGCGTTACAGGGTGTGGATGTACTGATCGATTTCACCCGTCCGGAAGGCACACTGCATCATCTGTCCATCTGCCGCAAGCTGGGTGTGAAGATGGTTGTTGGCACCACTGGGTTCAGCGATGAGCAAAAGCAACAACTGGCCGAAGGTGCCAAAGAGGTTGGGATTGTCTTTGCGCCGAATATGAGTGTGGGGGTGAACCTGACACTGAAGTTGCTGGAAATGGCTACTAAGGTACTCAATACCGGTTACGACATCGAGATTGTCGAGATGCACCATCGCCATAAGATCGATGCGCCATCCGGCACGGCACTGCGTATGGGTGAGGTGGTGGCGAAGGCCTTGGGGCGGGATTTGAAGGACTGTGCGGTGTATGGTCGCGAAGGTGTGACCGGCGAACGCGACCCGTCCACCATTGGCTTTGCCACCATGCGTGGTGGTGATGTGGTGGGTGACCATACCGTGGTATTTGCCACAATGGGTGAGCGTGTTGAAATCACCCATAAAGCATCCAGCCGCGCTACTTTTGCACAAGGGGCAGTACGGGCTTCGCGTTTTTTGATGACGCAACCTGCCGGGTTGTACGATATGCAGGACGTGCTGGGTTTCTAGAGCATGAACGCATGTGCGTCTTCTCATCGACAAGGCAAACGGTCAGCCATGATGCTGGCCGCTTTGTTTTTCTGCTCAGGATGTGCCGTAACCCAATTCGATCCGAGCGCGCCGAGAGATTTCGACTTGGTCTGGAACTACGGCCAGCCGGCCCTGAGCGAACAGAGTTTTCGTGAATTTCAGGCCAAGGCTGGCGGGCAGAGTCTGGATTACCGGGTCGAACTGACCACGCAATTGGCCCGTACCTATAGTCTGCGAAATCAGTTTACCGAGGCCCATGCCTTGCTGGATGGCTTGGTCCCAGACCTGACACAGGCCAGCCCACGGGCGCAGGCCCGGTACCTGTTGGAGCGGGGGCGTTGTTACAACTCGGCAGGAGAGAACGAACGGGCGATTGGTTTGTTCGAGGCTGCCCTGGCTGCAGCACAGCGGGCCAAGGCTGATTTTTATGTGGTGGATGCAATGCACATGCTAGCCATTGCCACCCGAGGTGATGCGTCGCTCGACTGGAATCGCCGCGCCTTGGCGATTGCCGAGGCCAGTCAGGATCGGCGTACGCGTGAATGGGCGAGCCGCTTATTGCACAACATCGGTATGACGTATCACAGCCAAGGTCGTTATGACTTGGCGCTGCAATACTTCGAATCCGCCATACCGTTATGGCGGGTACAGGGCGCTACGCAACGGGAGTTCGAAGGCCGTTGGATGATAGGCTGGACGTTACGAACCATGAAGCGTTACGACGATGCCTTGCATTTAATGCAATTGTTGCGCCAGCAAATGGAAGCAGCCGATCAGCCTGATGGTTATGTCTATGAAGAACTGGGCGAAAACTTGTTGGCGAAGGATCAGCCTTCTGATGCCACCAAGTGGTTTGCCAAAGCTTATGCAGCATTGAAAGATGACCCCGCAGTGCGGGCAGACCCAACCCGGCTGGCACGGTTGCGCATGTTGGGTGGTCTGTAGTGTAGATGACTAGTTGGGCATGAACCACAGTTCCGATCGATGCAGCGGGGTTTGTGGCGGCAGTAGCGGGTTTTTCAGTCGCAGGATTGTACGTGTTCCCAGCCTGGCTTGTTCGATATCGTGTTTGAAGTATTTGTTGAACAATGCATCAAACGAACCATCCTTGATGGCCAGTTCCAGCCCGGTGTGAAGGGTGTTGGCCAGCTCAGTGTTGTGTCTGTTCACGAAGAAATAGCATGCAGTTGGGTATTGCAAGACCAGATGTTGTTCGATCATCAACCCGTCTTTGGCATGTAACCGCCATTCATCGCCAATTTCGTTCAGCCCGCGCGGGAAGTAATCGATGCGGCCAACGGTCAGCATTTTGAATAGCCCATCATAATTACCGCTGATTTCAATAGGTAGTCCGTTTTGTCGAAGAATGGCGGTATCGGGCCAATCATGGCCTTGCCCAGCCTTGAATTGCGCCAGATCCGGTAGGGAGTTGACTGCGGCAAGCGGTATTTGCCGGCTGTTGTGGATCAGCAATAGGCGCCAGCCTAGCAAACCTTTGTAGATCGGGATGCGGATTGGTAGTAGTTGCTGCTCCCGCTCGGCGGAAGTCATTGTCCAGGCGACGTCGATCTGCTTACCTTGTGCCAACTCTGCCATTGCACGGCTTTGCGTCATGCGTATGTTGCTGGCTGTCACTTCAAAATCTTTGTCGTCCAGTTTGCTTAAGGCTAGCTTGAGCAGGTTGATTGGATAATGGTTGCGTGCGTCACGTGTACTTTCCGCCTGCGGAACGCGAACCAGAGCGGGTGTATCTGCATGAACAGGAATGGACAGCAAGTAGGATACGATGCCAATCAACAGGTGTGTGTGATCGGTGACTGAAACTGAATAGGCCTGTGGTGATATCGAATCAGGCATGGCAGGTTTCTTGTCGATTGACATGTTATGACATTAAAGGCACAGCAGCATTGGCCGCCTGCTTACAAAGTGCTGGCCAGGGATTGCTTTGCTACCGTTTCATCTCTTGCGGGTTGAACCACAATTCGGTCCGCTGAAGTGGTGTTTCTGGCGGAATCAGTGGATTCTGCAAATAGAAAATCCGACGCGATCCCAATTTGGCATTGGCAATATCTGCTTGATAGTACTGATTGAACAAGGCATTGAATGAACCATCCTGAATGGCTCGCTCCAGGCCGGTGGTGATGGCTGATGCCAACTCGGCATCCTGTTTGTTGACAAAGTAATATTGCGCGGTTGGGTATCGCAATGCCAGTCTAGGCTCGATGACAATACCTTGATTGGTATGTGACTGTGCTTCTGCGCCAATCTCAACAAGACTGCGCGGGAAATAGTCAACAAACCCGGTGGTCAGCATTTTGAACAACCCTTCATATCGACTGCCTGCTGTAACCGTTAAACCATTGGCCTTCAAAATGATCGTGTCTGGCCAATCATGACCCTGTCCCGCAACGAGTTCGCCCAGTTCTGACAAGGCCTGGATGGTTGAAAAAATATCCACGCGATTTCTCTTTACCAACAACAACCGCCACCCCAGTAACCCTTTGTCGATCGGAATGCGGATGGGCTTCAGGCGTAGTTCACGTTCAATCGACGTCATC
This genomic window contains:
- the aat gene encoding leucyl/phenylalanyl-tRNA--protein transferase, producing the protein MLRWLGPSLDFPPLDSALIKPNGLLAMGGDLSPARVLAAYRQGVFPWFNEGEPILWWSPDPRMILFPDELRITRSLAKTLRNKPYEIRVDTNFRQVMQACAAPRDIHGGTWITDEMIDAYCVLHHMGYAHSIECWMEGELAGGLYGMAIGQMFYGESMFTHRTDASKIAFVHLVRQLGRWEFRMIDCQMKTNHLASLGGREIARSNFAARLKVLVDGIHRPGPWQFEHSSVLIQGAGSA
- the fur gene encoding ferric iron uptake transcriptional regulator; protein product: MSKASDLKDIGLKATAPRLKILNLFETSEQRHMTAEDVYRLLIAEDLDIGLATVYRVLTQFEQAGLLVRHHFESGKAVFELNQGSHHDHLVCVKCGKVEEFFDAEIEKRQDAVAKKHSFVIESHSMYLYGLCKDCQPVKGKSGH
- a CDS encoding outer membrane protein assembly factor BamE codes for the protein MQKLLSVLTASMLLSACSMLTPYKLDIQQGNYITEDMVAKLKPGMTRNQVRYVLGSPLLTDPFHANRWDYVYREVKGGKLVSEKRYIVNFDGDKAVSFEGDVFPPQKNFIAAPAPQSAREQTLQQAGAAEAEKAQSDAKRAADK
- the dapB gene encoding 4-hydroxy-tetrahydrodipicolinate reductase is translated as MTLKIAIAGAGGRMGRTLIETVMQADSCRLAAVLEHSGSALLGSPASLLAPGAPVDLIVTDQLETALQGVDVLIDFTRPEGTLHHLSICRKLGVKMVVGTTGFSDEQKQQLAEGAKEVGIVFAPNMSVGVNLTLKLLEMATKVLNTGYDIEIVEMHHRHKIDAPSGTALRMGEVVAKALGRDLKDCAVYGREGVTGERDPSTIGFATMRGGDVVGDHTVVFATMGERVEITHKASSRATFAQGAVRASRFLMTQPAGLYDMQDVLGF
- a CDS encoding tetratricopeptide repeat protein; protein product: MNACASSHRQGKRSAMMLAALFFCSGCAVTQFDPSAPRDFDLVWNYGQPALSEQSFREFQAKAGGQSLDYRVELTTQLARTYSLRNQFTEAHALLDGLVPDLTQASPRAQARYLLERGRCYNSAGENERAIGLFEAALAAAQRAKADFYVVDAMHMLAIATRGDASLDWNRRALAIAEASQDRRTREWASRLLHNIGMTYHSQGRYDLALQYFESAIPLWRVQGATQREFEGRWMIGWTLRTMKRYDDALHLMQLLRQQMEAADQPDGYVYEELGENLLAKDQPSDATKWFAKAYAALKDDPAVRADPTRLARLRMLGGL
- a CDS encoding transporter substrate-binding domain-containing protein; translated protein: MPDSISPQAYSVSVTDHTHLLIGIVSYLLSIPVHADTPALVRVPQAESTRDARNHYPINLLKLALSKLDDKDFEVTASNIRMTQSRAMAELAQGKQIDVAWTMTSAEREQQLLPIRIPIYKGLLGWRLLLIHNSRQIPLAAVNSLPDLAQFKAGQGHDWPDTAILRQNGLPIEISGNYDGLFKMLTVGRIDYFPRGLNEIGDEWRLHAKDGLMIEQHLVLQYPTACYFFVNRHNTELANTLHTGLELAIKDGSFDALFNKYFKHDIEQARLGTRTILRLKNPLLPPQTPLHRSELWFMPN
- a CDS encoding transporter substrate-binding domain-containing protein translates to MLPIPPLPPIGHQTHSLLQQSGFTRFRRGLVMLVLYCTCMCSELIHARDIRILRPETDDDLRNGYPVALLELALKKADRQDFRLVRTQLRMVQSRLLSELEQGKTVDVVWSMTSIERELRLKPIRIPIDKGLLGWRLLLVKRNRVDIFSTIQALSELGELVAGQGHDWPDTIILKANGLTVTAGSRYEGLFKMLTTGFVDYFPRSLVEIGAEAQSHTNQGIVIEPRLALRYPTAQYYFVNKQDAELASAITTGLERAIQDGSFNALFNQYYQADIANAKLGSRRIFYLQNPLIPPETPLQRTELWFNPQEMKR